The DNA segment TCGACCTCGTCAATCTCGGATTGTTCTTCTGCTCTGGTCAAGATCGCACCGATGACCTCGCCGTCGACTCGTCGGGCGAGCTGTGCGGTTTTGCCGGCGTCGCCGATCGCGACGCTGTCCGGCGTGGTCACGAGCAAGACGCTGTCGGCGAGCCCCAGCGGGACGGTTGCCTCGTGACTCAATCCCGCACCGGTGTCGATCAGCACGATGTCGTAGGCGTTGGCAAGCGTCTTGATGACCTTCCGGAGCTTCGCCGGGTCGGCGTCGGCGAACGCTTCGAGGCTCTGCTCGCCGGGGACGAGCGTGACGCCGCCCGGCCCTTCCGTCAGCGTGTCGCTGACAGCAGCCTGTTCGGCGAGCACTTCGTGCAGGCTGGTGTCGTGGTCGATCCCGAGCATGGCGGCGAGGTTCGCCATCCCTAGGTCCGCGTCGACGATGACCACGTCGTATCCGGCGTCCTCCATCGCGACGCCGACGTTGACGGCGGTCGTCGTCTTCCCGACACCGCCCTTGCCGCCAGCGATCGTAAAGACGTGTCCCGTCATTTGGCCTGTTTCGATAGAGTGGGTGCCATCCATATAAAGCCGTCCGTCCAATGTCAGCGGAGCATGACGTTTTCGGTCCGACGTCCGGTCAAAGCATACTTATCCGTCATCGGACTAGTAGCAGCCAATGAGCGAACAGGAAGCCGACCAATCCGACCGGCAAAAATACGAGTTCCAGAAGGTCATCGAGGAACTCCAGGACTACCGCGGGTCGGGCACGCAACTGGTCACTATCTACGTCCCCGAGGACAAGCAGATCAGCGACGTCGTCGCCCACGTCACTCAGGAACACAGCGAAGCGAGCAACATCAAATCCAAGGAGACCCGGACGAACGTCCAGGACGCACTGAAATCTATCAAGGACCGTCTGCGGTACTTCGATACCTATCCTCCCGAAAACGGGGTCGTTCTCTTCTCCGGGGCGGTCGACGCCGGCGGCGGCCAGACCGACATGATCACTCGGGTCCTGGAGAGTCCGCCCGATCCGATCGAGTCGTTCCGCTATCACTGCGACGCGGAGTTTCTGACCGAGCCCCTGGAGAACATGCTCCTCGACAAGGGCCTGTTCGGACTGGTCGTCCTCGACCGCCGGGAGGCTAACGTCGGCTGGCTCAAGGGCAAGCGGGTCGAACCCGTCAAGTCGGCCTCCTCGCTCGTGCCGGGCAAACAGCGGAAAGGCGGCCAGTCGGCCCAACGGTTCGCCCGGCTCCGCCTGGAAGCGATCGACAACTTCTATCAGGAGGTCGCCGAGATGGCGAACGATCTGTTCGTTCCCGATCGTCACGACATGGACGGCATTCTCGTGGGCGGCCCCTCCCCGACCAAAGACGAGTTCCTCGACGGCGATTACCTGCATCACGAACTCCAGGACATGGTGCTGGGGAAGTTCGACGTCTCCTACACCGACGAGTCGGGGCTGTACGATCTGGTCGATGCCGCTGACGAGGTGCTGGCCGAACACGAAATCCTCCAGGACAAGGAGG comes from the Halapricum desulfuricans genome and includes:
- a CDS encoding MinD/ParA family ATP-binding protein — translated: MTGHVFTIAGGKGGVGKTTTAVNVGVAMEDAGYDVVIVDADLGMANLAAMLGIDHDTSLHEVLAEQAAVSDTLTEGPGGVTLVPGEQSLEAFADADPAKLRKVIKTLANAYDIVLIDTGAGLSHEATVPLGLADSVLLVTTPDSVAIGDAGKTAQLARRVDGEVIGAILTRAEEQSEIDEVEREVDHPLLAVIPEDSEATTDEPLVLNYPDSDAAHAYRRLSTALERVLKGEAVETIVEEETEWFPSAESEETTEDEDDESSGGVLGLFGG
- the prf1 gene encoding peptide chain release factor aRF-1, translated to MSEQEADQSDRQKYEFQKVIEELQDYRGSGTQLVTIYVPEDKQISDVVAHVTQEHSEASNIKSKETRTNVQDALKSIKDRLRYFDTYPPENGVVLFSGAVDAGGGQTDMITRVLESPPDPIESFRYHCDAEFLTEPLENMLLDKGLFGLVVLDRREANVGWLKGKRVEPVKSASSLVPGKQRKGGQSAQRFARLRLEAIDNFYQEVAEMANDLFVPDRHDMDGILVGGPSPTKDEFLDGDYLHHELQDMVLGKFDVSYTDESGLYDLVDAADEVLAEHEILQDKEVMEQFFKELHDGEKATYGFDQTRQNLNMGAVEQLLISEDLRKDVLTYECPNGHTDYELIDTSDTTDSHACSTCGETISAEAAEREDAIDHLMSLADQRGTETVFISTDFEKGEQLLTAFGGVAGILRYSTGV